The DNA sequence GCCCTCGAACTCCTTGCCCTCACCGGCGAGGGACTCCTTGGCGGCGTCCTTGATCTCGTCGATGCGCTCCTCGCGCTCCTGCTTGCCGGCGATGGTCAGCGCCTGCGCCAGGTCGGCGGAGGTCGCGGCCTCGACCGCGGCGTACACGTCGTCCTCGTAGTCGAGGAAGATCGGGAACTCCTGGACGGGCTTGGCGGCCTTGCTCGCCAGCTCGGCCTGCGCCTCGCACAGGACGCGGATGAACTTCTTGGCGGCCTCGAGGCCCTCGGCCACGACCTCCTCGGTCGGGGCCTGCTTGCCCTCGTTCCTGACCAGGTCCCAGGTGGACTCGGTGGACTCCGCCTCGACCATCATGATGGCCACGTCGTCGCCCGCGATGCGGCCGGCGACGACCATGTCGAACGTCGAGCGCTCGATGTCGCTGAAGTTCGGGAAGGCGACCCACTGGCCGTCGATGAGGCTGACCCGGACGCCACCGACCGGGCCGCTGAACGGCAGGCCCGAGATCTGCGTCGAGGCGCTGGCCGCGTTGATGGCGAGCACGTCGTACTGGTGGTCGGGGTTGAGCGCCAGGACCGTGATGACGACCTGGACCTCGTTGCGCAGGCCCTTGGTGAAGGTCGGGCGCAGCGGCCGGTCGATCAGGCGGCAGGTGAGGATGGCGTCGGTCGACGGGCGACCCTCACGACGGAAGAACGAGCCGGGGATCTTGCCCGCGGCGTACATCCGCTCCTCGACGTCGACGGTCAGGGGGAAGAAGTCGAAACCCTCGCGCGGGTGCTTCCCGGCGGTGGTGGTGGAGAGGAGCATCGTGTCCTCGTCCAGGTATGCGGCGACGGCGCCGCCGGCCTGCTTGGCCAGTCGTCCGGTCTCGAACCGGACCGTGCGGGTGCCGAACGAGCCGTTGTCGATGGTGGCTTCGGCGATGGTGATCTCTGGACCCTCCATGGGCCCTCCGTTCTGTTCTCTCAGCGAACCTCGCGCATCGTCGTTGTGCGCGGGCTTCCTTCTGTGTGCGGCTCCGCAGCTCGTGCGGGACCGCCCTCCCGTATTCAGTTGTCCATGCGAAAGGGACGGCCCCCGTGTGGAGACCGTCCCAGTCGGATGCTTATCGGCGCAGGCCGAGGCGCTTGATCAGCGAGCGGTAGCGCTCGATGTCGACGCTCTCCAGGTAACGCAGGAGGCGGCGGCGACGGCCCACGAGGAGCAGGAGCCCGCGGCGGCTGTGGTGGTCGTGCTTGTGCGTCCGCGAGTGCTCGGTGAGGTCCTTGATGCGCTGCGTGAGCAGGGCGATCTGCACCTCCGGCGAGCCGGTGTCGCCCTCGGCGGTGGCGTACTCGGCCATGATCTTCTTCTTGACGTCGGCGTCCAACGACATGGGGCGACACTCTCCTTCTCAGGGTTGTTGCGCGGTGCGCCGGGGCTTGTCCCACCGGGCTCTCTCGATCCGCGGCCGTTCTACGGCAGTGCTCAGGCTACCAGCGGGCGCTCCACGCCCCTAATTGCACAGGGGCGCGTCGAGAGTGCCGATTTTCCAGGGTGAGGGCGCTCGACTAGCCTGCGTGGGCGTCCTTGCCCCGCCTTGAGCGCACCGGGGGGATCATGGTCCCACGTCCCCAGGAGAGAGAACACGTAGTGGTCGAGTCTCGATCCATTGCCGTTTCCGCGACTACAGGCGCCGGGGGTTCCCCTACGTCGAGCGTCAGAAGGCGCCCCGTTGCGACCCCAGACCGGACCCGGCTCGACATCCAGGGGCTGCGGGCCTTCGCGGTGACGGTGGTCTTGCTGTACCACTTCTGGCCGCGACGGCTCACCGGCGGCTACGTCGGCGTGGACGTGTTCTTCGTGATCTCCGGATTCCTGATCTCCTCGCACCTGTTCCGGTCGCCCCCCACCGACCTCCGCGGCCTGGCGGCGTTTTGGGCCAGGCGGGTCCGCCGATTGCTGCCCGCCGCCACGGTCGTGCTTCTCTGCACCCTCGTCGCGGCGGTCGCGTGGCTTCCGCAGACCCAGCTCCCCCAGGTGGCACGCGAGCTGGCTGCCGCGGCCCTGTACAGCGAGAACTGGGTCCTCGCGCACTCCGCGACCGACTACCTTGCGGCCGAGTCCGCGCCGAGCCCGGTGCAGCACTACTGGTCACTGTCGGTCGAGGAGCAGTACTACCTGTTCTGGCCGATCCTCATCTTCTTGCTGTATCGCCTCTCGTCGGTCCGCGCGACGCGGCGACGCGGCGACAAGTCGCCCACGCCGTGGCTGGCGGCAGGCTTGGGCGCCGTCTTCGTCTCGTCGCTGGGCGCCTCCATCCACCTCACCTCGACCAACCCTCCCGCGGCCTACTTCGTGACCCACACCCGCGTGTGGGAGCTCGCCCTCGGGGCCCTGGTCGCCCTCGCACTCCATACGGGATGGCGGGTTCCCGGAGCCCCCCTCCGGGCGGCTGCAGCGTGGGCGGGCCTGGGCCTCATGACGTGGGCGTGCCTGACCTTCACGCAGGCCACCGCGTTCCCCGGGGCGGCCGCCCTCGTGCCGACCGTCGGCACCGCGCTGGTGCTGGCGGCCGACGGCGATGGCGTGGCCTGGTCACCTTCCGGGCTCCTCGGGCTGCGACCGAGCCAGCGGCTCGGTGACGTGTCCTACTCGGTCTACCTCTGGCACTGGCCCGTGGTCGTCATCGCCCCGGTCGCCCTGGGACGCACCCTCACGTGGCCGGTGAAGCTGGTCCTCGTCGCACTGGTCCTGGTCGTCGCGGCCCTGTCCAAGGTTTACGTGGAGGACACCGTGCGCCGCGCGCCCACGCTGGTGCGAAGCCTCCCCCGCAGCTTCGCCGTGGCTGCCGTCAGCATCTCCCTGGTGGTCGCGTCCAGCGTGGCCACGGTGGCGTGGACGGACGCGCGACAGGCCGCGGACCGGGCCGCGCTCCACGCAGCGCTGTCCGACACGACCTGCCTCGGTGCCGCAGCCCTGCGCAACAAGGGGTGCGCGCCCATCCAGGGCCGCAAGCTGCTGAACAGCCCGTCGGTGGCGCGTGACGACAAGCCCGGTGTCTATGCGGACGACTGCTGGTCGAACAACCCGTTCACCCGACACCGGGTCTGCACCTACGGCGACAGCGGAGGAAAGACCAGGGTCGCCCTCTTGGGCAACTCGCATGCCGGTCACTGGCAGCCGGCGCTCGACCCCCTGGCACGGGAGCGGCACTGGAGGTTGGACACCTACCTCGTGTCGCAGTGCTACACGGTCACGATCCCCATCGATCTCAAACCGGCTGCCCTGAGCGGGAACTGCACGCGCTGGAACGAGTGGGCCATCGACTCGATCATCAAGGGTCGGTACGACCTCGTAGTGATGAGCAACCGAACGTGGCAGCCGTTGCGAGGGGTCGCCCGTGCAGACAAGCCCCGGGTGGCAGAGGCGGCGTACCGGGATGTCCTGAAGCGCTTCACCGACGCAGGCATCCGGGTCATGGTGATCCGGGACGTGCCGTCCGCCGTGACCGAGGCCCCGGACTGCGTCGCCCAGCACCTCAACGACGTCACCGCCTGCGACAACCCCGCCTCCAAGGCGCTGGAGTCTGATCCGCTGGCGGCTGCCTCGCGCGCAGACCGAACCGGTATGGTCACCACGCTCGACCTGACCGACCGATTCTGTCGTGCCGGCACGTGCCACCAGGTGATAGGCGGTCTGCTGGCCTACTTCGACCACGGTCACCTCACGGCCACCTTCACCCGGACCCTCGAGCCGGACATCGGCGCTGCCCTCGATAGAGTGATGGGTCCTCGACAGCCCTGAGCTCGACTGAAGGCTTGTCGGGCACCCCTGGGAGCGAGAGGAACAAGACGACCCCTCGGCTATCCCGGGCGCGTGAGAGTGGCGTGCAGCTCGGCAGGCAGCTCCTCGCCGAGGGTGCGCGCGGCGAGCCAGGCCGCTCCCCCGACGCCGGACCCACAGCGCGCGACCGGCGCACCCGGCCACCGCGCCGCGATGCGCGCCTCCACCAGGCCACGCAGCCGTGCCGTCCCGAGCATGCCGCCGCCGAGGACCACGACGCTCGAGTCACCCTCGTCGCGCACCTGGCCCAGCGTCGTGACCAGCTCGTCCGCCGCCGCCTCGAGGATCGCCGCCGCGGCCGGTGACCCGGCCTCCGCGCACTCGACGACCACCCGCGCCAGCTCGGAGATCCGCACCGGCTCCACGGCATACGCGGCGCCGACGACGGCCTGGCGGTCCACCTCCGCGCGGCCGGTGAGGTGCTGCGCCACCGCCTCGGCGAGCGGGTCGCCGGGCGTCGCGACGGGTGCACACGCGTGCCGCACGGCCGCGCGCCCGATCCAGAAGCCCGAGCCGTGGTCACCGAGCAGCCAGCCGAGGCCGTCGGCCACCCGCCCGGCGTGCCCTCCCACGAACTCCCCGGCGATCGCACCGGTGCCGCTGATGAGCACCGAGCCGTCGGGGTCAGGCGTCCCCGAGGCGAACGCCACGTCGATGTCGCCGATGAGCACGGGCCCCCCGGGAAGCCCCAGCTCGTGCCAGACCTGCCGCAGCGCCTCGTGCGCACCGGTCTCCGAGCCGAAGCCCGCAGCGCCGATGACGTTGCCCCGCACCAGCGACCGGTCCACGCCCTCGAGCGCCTGCTCGAGCGCCGACCGGATCGCCGCCATGGCGGGCCCGACCCCTCGCGAGATCGGGTTGCCGCCACCCGCCAGCCCCGTGCCCACGACCCTCCCGGAGAGGTCGGCGACGAGCGCGCGGCTGCTCGTCCCGCCGACGTCCATGCCGGCGACGAGGGTCACAGCACGCGGCGGAGGCGACCGGCGTACCGCGCCTCGAGCGCGTTGTTGTGCTCGTCCCCCTCCGGGATGTTCGCCGACAGGTAGACCGGCGGGGTCACGCCACGCGCGACCAGCCGCGACAGGGTCTCGGCCACCATCATCTGCGCCAGCAGCGCGGCCGTGATCGAGGACAGGCCGCAGGCCGTCCCGCCACCGGGCAGCGGCAGCACCGCGTCGCCGTACGGCGCCCCGTTGTCGAGCACGATGTCCGCCACCTCGAACAGCCGCAGCCCGCTGGGGTGGCGCGAGGTCACCTGGGTGGTGTGCGCGAGCGACGTGACGGCGATGAGCGGGTGGCCCTTCTCCTTCACCAGGCGCGCGAACTCGACGATGCTGCCGTTGCCGCCGGAGTTGGAGGCGATCAGGAACACGTCCTGCGGCTGCGCGTCCAAGGCCAGGTCGTAGATGTGCCGGGCGAGGGAGGGGTCACGCTCGAGCAGCCCGGCCCGCTCCGGGTCCGTTGCCGCACCCTCCGCCCCGGCGGCGGCCACCGCGTCGCGCAGCGCCAGCCGGTTGGTGGGGATGAAGCCGCCGGCGCGCCCCGCGATCTCCATCGCGAACGCCTCGGAGTGCCCCGTCCCGAACGCCTGGAGGACACCGTTGCCGGCGACGCAGTCCGCCATGAGGTCGGCGGCGGCGGCGATGGCGGCCGCCTGCGAGCTCGCGACGGCGGAGATGGCCTGTGCGGCGACCGAGGCGAATGCCGCGCCGCTCAGCTCGGAACCGGCGGGCACCTCGGCGGGCACGGGGTCGATCGTGGGAGTCATGCGGGGATCCTTTCGTGTGGTGTCACCGTATCCGTCGGACTGGTCGTGGGACCCGGCGTCCGGGCGTGCAGGAGCCGGCGGGCCGGTCGCTCGACGAGCACGTGCATGCCCCAGGCGGCTGCCCCGAGCACGAGCGCGATCGCGACGACGGCGAGCCCGGCGGACCACCACGCGCCCTGCCCCCACTCGCGCAGGGCCGACACGACGCCGCGCAGCAGGTAGTGCGTCATGTAGAGGCAGTAGGACGCCTCACCCGCCACGACCATCCACGGCGTCGACAGCCACCGCGCCAGCAGTCCCTGGGACGCCGCGACGACCGCCACGACAAGTCCCAGCGCGGGAGCCGCCCAGTAGTCGCCCGCGGAGGCCGCGGGCACCAGGGCCAGCACCACCGGGACGACCAGGAGCCAGGGCGCGAGCCGCCCGAGGCGCAGTCCGCCGCGCACCCACGCGAGGCACAGGAAGGCACCGCCCACGAACTCCCCCATGATCCGCACGTAGAACATGTGCTCGAGGTTGCCGTTGGGCAGGGCGAACACCGCGAACACCGCGAGCATCGCGGCATACGAGAGGGCGGCGCCGGCCAGCGCGGTGCGGGCGCGGACCACCCGGGCGAGCAGCACGAACATCACCGGCGCGGTCAGGTAGGCGAACCACTCCGAGCCGATCGACCAGGCAGGGCCGTTGAAGCTCGGCCGGTCGTGCCACCAGTTGTGCACGAGCAGGACGTTCTCGACGTAGGCGCCGGGGGTGCGCCGGTGGCCGTTCGCACCGATGCCGAGGGTGCCGACCAGCGCTGCCGTCACGAGGTCGATGTTGAGCGCCACGAAGTGGACCGGCCACACGCGCGCGAACCGGTTGCGGACGAACGACACCGAGGCGCCCCACGAGAACCGGCGCATGGAGTCGGCGTAGTTGTACGCGAGGATGAAGCCGCTGAGTGGGAAGAAGAGGTCGACCCCCAGGTACCCCGCGCGCAGCAGCGTGTCGGCCGGGGCGAGCCAGGGCAGCAGCGCCTCGACGTCGTCCCGGTAGTGGAACAGCACGACCCAGGCCGCGGCGAGCACGCGCAGCCCCGTGAGCGCCGGCAGCGCGGGTCGGCGCTGGCCGGCGACCGCCGTCAGTGGTCTCCCGCCTTGCTCTCCCGGGCGGCCCACTCGTCGGCGCGGACGGCATACACGGCCAGGTCGGTCCACTGGCCCTTGAACCACGAGCCCTGCTGGAAGTAGGCCTCGCGTCGCATCCCCAGCCGCTCGCAGATCCGGGCGGAGGCGTCGTTCTCGCCGTCGAGCTGGGCCCACACTCGGTGCACGCCCAGCTCGTCGAACGCCACCCGCACCAGCGCCTCCGCCGCTTCGGTCGCGTAGCCCATGCCCTGCATGTCGGGCGCCAGCACCCAGCCGATCTCCGCCTGCCGGCCGTCGTGGCCGTCGGGTCCGTCGAGGTGCAGCAGCACGTCCCCGATCACGCGGCCGTCGAGCTCGACGGCGAGGGTGCAGATGGGGTGGGAGGGCTCGATGCGACCGGCAGTGGCACGTTCGGCGACCATGTCCTGCACCTGCTCGAGCGTCTTCGGCTCGCCCGGGATGTACCGCACGACGTCCGGCACCGAGCGGTAGGCGAACACGTGCCGCTCGTCACCCGGCCGCAGGCTGCGCAGCACGAGGCGATCGGTCGTGATCGGGAGCCGCACGCGCGGCATACCTGCTCCTGCCTCCGGGCCTGCCCGGGACCACACGGTCCCCACGCCACCCGGACGGGTCGTCGCGGACTAGAGGTTGATCATGTGCCCGGCGATGCCCTCGATGGCCTCCTTGACCGCCTCGGACAGCGTCGGGTGGGCGAAGACGTTGCGGGCGACCTCGTCGGCGGTGAGGTCCCACTGCTGCGCCAGCGTCAGGGCCGGCAGCAGCTCGGTGACCTCGGGTCCGATGAGGTGGGCGCCGAGGAGCTCGTTGTGCTTGGCGTCGGCGACGATCTTGACGAAGCCCACGCCCTCGGCCATGCCGCGCGCCTTGCCGTTGGCCGAGAACGGGAACGACGCGGTCTTGACGTCGTAGCCGCGCTCCTTCGCCTGCTCCTCGGAGTACCCGAAGGAGGCGATCTGCGGCTGGCAGAACGTCGCCCGCGGGATCATGTCGAAGTTGATCTCCATGGTCTCGGCACCCGCGATCGTCTCGGCGGCGACGACACCCATGGCCTCGGCGGTGTGCGCCAGCATGAGCTTGCCGGTGACGTCGCCGATCGCGTAGACGTTCGGGACGTTGGTGCGGCCGCGCTCGTCGACGGCGATGGCACCGCGGTCGGTGACCTGCACACCGGTGGTCTCCAGGCCGTAGCCCTCGAGGCGCGGGGCGAACCCGATCGCCTGCAGGACCTTGTCGGTCTCGAGCACGGTCGACTCGCCACCGGCAGCCGGCGAGACGGTGACCTTGACCGTCTCGCCGCTGTCGTCGATCGACTCGACCTTGGTCGACAGCAGGACCTTCACGCCGAGCTTCTTGTACTGCTTGAGCAGCTCCTTGGACACGTCGGCGTCCTCGGTCGGCACCATGCGGTCGAGGAACTCGACGATGGTCACCTCGACCCCGAAGTTCTTCATGACATAGGCGAACTCGACACCGATGGCACCCGAGCCGGCGATCACGATCGACTCCGGCAGCTGGTCGGTGAGGATCTGCTCCTCGTAGGTCACCACGCGGTCGGAGAGCTTCGTGCCCGGGATGAGCCGGGTCGTGGCACCGGTCCCGATGATGAGGTTGTCGAACGTGATCGAGCGCCGCTCGCCGGACGTCAGCGCGACGTCCATCGAGGTCGGGCCGGTCAGGGTGCCCCAGCCCTCGAGCTCCTCGACCTTGTTCTTCTTCATGAGGTAGTGGACGCCCTTGGCGCTGGCCTCGGCGACCTTGCGGCTGCGCGAGTGCGTGACGCCGAAGTCCATCGTCGGGTCGCCGGAGATGCCGAACGTGGCCTTCTCCTGCGTGATGATGTGCGCGATCTCCGCGTTGCGCAGCAGCGCCTTGGAGGGGATGCAGCCGACGTTGAGGCAGACACCGCCCCAGTACTTCGACTCGACGATGCCCACCTTCTTCCCGAGCTGCGAAGCGCGGATCGCCGCGACGTACCCGCCGGGACCGGCACCGAGGACAACGACGTCGAAGTCAGCCATGACGGCAAGCCTACTGACTCGCCGCGGACTCGCCGCCGAGGGTTCCCCCTCAGGCGGCGAGGGCCGCCTCGCGCGCCGGCTCTGCGACCGGGCGGCGTGCCCGCAGCACGGCCCGCAGGCGCCAGGCGCCGAAGACGGCCAGCAGGCTGATGCCGACGTGGACGCCCACGAAGACGCTGCCGAGACCAGCCCCCAGCAGGAGCCCCGCCACGAGCGGGCCGACCGCGGAGAACCCGGTCTGCAGGGCCGTGAACAGCCCGAGAGTCGTGCCCACCAGCCCGGAGGGCGCCAAGCTGGCCGTCAGCGGGTTGAGCACCGGCGCGTACATCGTCTCGCCCACCGCGAAGATCCCGAAGGTCGTGACGAACAGGGTCGCGGCCAGCTCGGGGGACGAGCCCGCGACGAGGGAGGCGCCCGCGAGCACCAGCCACGACAGCGTCCAGATGGCGCCGACGGCGATGAGCAGGGCCGGGCCGCTGCGGCGGGCGGTGAGCCGGACGACGACCATCTGCAGGGCGATGATGACGACGCAGTTCACCGCGGCCGCGAGGCCGATGGTGGTCTCGCGCACGTCCAGGACCGTGAGGGCGTATGCCGGGAGCCCGGACTCGAACTGGGCGTAGAACCCCAGCGCGAGCGTGACCGTGACCAGGGCCGTCCAGCGCAGGGCGGGCACGGCCCAGATGAGCCGCCACGCCTGGCGCACGCCCGGCGAGCGCACCGGCTGCTCGAGCGTGGCGTCGGCCACCGGCTGGGACTCCACGCTCCCCCAGCGACGGGCACCGGCGAGCAGGATGAGCGCCGCAGAGACGACGAACCCGGCGGCAGCGGTCGCGAAGGCAGGCCACATTCCCGACTCGCGGTGCAGGTCCACGACGTAGCCCGCGGCGAACGCACCGACGGCCATGCCGAGCGACTGGCCCGTGAACTGCCAGGCGAACACCTTGCGGCGGTTGCCGCCACCGACCCAGCGGAGCACGAGCACGGACTGCGCCGGGGCCGCGGCGGTGATGCCGAGGCCGAAGACGAACATGCCGGTCAGGAACGCCGCCGGCGAGCCCGCGAACCCGAGCCCGACCGCACCGGCCGCCGCCACGACCTTGGCGGCGACGGCCACCAGCACGGGCGAGACCCGGTCGGCCAGGCGCCCGCCCAAGGGTGCCGCGAGCAGGGCGCCCACGGAGAACAGGCTCGAGGCCGCGGCCGCGGCGAACGAGCCCCAGCCGCGCGTCGAGGCGGCATACGCGTACTGGTAGGGCAGGACGGTGCCCCAGCCGAGCATGGCGACGGCGGAGGCGACGATGAGGAGACGGGCACGCATGGCAGGGTCAACACTTCTTCGATAACGAATATTTCGAAATCGAAATTTACCATGCCATGATGCCGCCATGACAGCGAGGTCGCGGCGCAGGCGCACCGCCCAGGAGCAGTACCGCGAGGCCGTGGCGAGCTACGTCGCGGCCGGCGGCGAGGAGTCCGTGCAGCGGGTCATCACGGCCGTCAGCTCGCTCAGCCGCAAGCTGGACCAGTGGTACACGCGCCAGCTCGCCGACCTCGACCTGTCCCACGGCGAGTGGTCGGTCATCGCGCTCCTGGCGACCTCAGAGGGGC is a window from the Phycicoccus sp. M110.8 genome containing:
- the rpsO gene encoding 30S ribosomal protein S15; translation: MSLDADVKKKIMAEYATAEGDTGSPEVQIALLTQRIKDLTEHSRTHKHDHHSRRGLLLLVGRRRRLLRYLESVDIERYRSLIKRLGLRR
- a CDS encoding acyltransferase family protein, producing MVESRSIAVSATTGAGGSPTSSVRRRPVATPDRTRLDIQGLRAFAVTVVLLYHFWPRRLTGGYVGVDVFFVISGFLISSHLFRSPPTDLRGLAAFWARRVRRLLPAATVVLLCTLVAAVAWLPQTQLPQVARELAAAALYSENWVLAHSATDYLAAESAPSPVQHYWSLSVEEQYYLFWPILIFLLYRLSSVRATRRRGDKSPTPWLAAGLGAVFVSSLGASIHLTSTNPPAAYFVTHTRVWELALGALVALALHTGWRVPGAPLRAAAAWAGLGLMTWACLTFTQATAFPGAAALVPTVGTALVLAADGDGVAWSPSGLLGLRPSQRLGDVSYSVYLWHWPVVVIAPVALGRTLTWPVKLVLVALVLVVAALSKVYVEDTVRRAPTLVRSLPRSFAVAAVSISLVVASSVATVAWTDARQAADRAALHAALSDTTCLGAAALRNKGCAPIQGRKLLNSPSVARDDKPGVYADDCWSNNPFTRHRVCTYGDSGGKTRVALLGNSHAGHWQPALDPLARERHWRLDTYLVSQCYTVTIPIDLKPAALSGNCTRWNEWAIDSIIKGRYDLVVMSNRTWQPLRGVARADKPRVAEAAYRDVLKRFTDAGIRVMVIRDVPSAVTEAPDCVAQHLNDVTACDNPASKALESDPLAAASRADRTGMVTTLDLTDRFCRAGTCHQVIGGLLAYFDHGHLTATFTRTLEPDIGAALDRVMGPRQP
- a CDS encoding N-acetylglucosamine kinase; translation: MTLVAGMDVGGTSSRALVADLSGRVVGTGLAGGGNPISRGVGPAMAAIRSALEQALEGVDRSLVRGNVIGAAGFGSETGAHEALRQVWHELGLPGGPVLIGDIDVAFASGTPDPDGSVLISGTGAIAGEFVGGHAGRVADGLGWLLGDHGSGFWIGRAAVRHACAPVATPGDPLAEAVAQHLTGRAEVDRQAVVGAAYAVEPVRISELARVVVECAEAGSPAAAAILEAAADELVTTLGQVRDEGDSSVVVLGGGMLGTARLRGLVEARIAARWPGAPVARCGSGVGGAAWLAARTLGEELPAELHATLTRPG
- a CDS encoding SIS domain-containing protein, whose product is MTPTIDPVPAEVPAGSELSGAAFASVAAQAISAVASSQAAAIAAAADLMADCVAGNGVLQAFGTGHSEAFAMEIAGRAGGFIPTNRLALRDAVAAAGAEGAATDPERAGLLERDPSLARHIYDLALDAQPQDVFLIASNSGGNGSIVEFARLVKEKGHPLIAVTSLAHTTQVTSRHPSGLRLFEVADIVLDNGAPYGDAVLPLPGGGTACGLSSITAALLAQMMVAETLSRLVARGVTPPVYLSANIPEGDEHNNALEARYAGRLRRVL
- a CDS encoding acyltransferase; the encoded protein is MVQGPVDRPGRVCRPRRRVGRPGEQGGRPLTAVAGQRRPALPALTGLRVLAAAWVVLFHYRDDVEALLPWLAPADTLLRAGYLGVDLFFPLSGFILAYNYADSMRRFSWGASVSFVRNRFARVWPVHFVALNIDLVTAALVGTLGIGANGHRRTPGAYVENVLLVHNWWHDRPSFNGPAWSIGSEWFAYLTAPVMFVLLARVVRARTALAGAALSYAAMLAVFAVFALPNGNLEHMFYVRIMGEFVGGAFLCLAWVRGGLRLGRLAPWLLVVPVVLALVPAASAGDYWAAPALGLVVAVVAASQGLLARWLSTPWMVVAGEASYCLYMTHYLLRGVVSALREWGQGAWWSAGLAVVAIALVLGAAAWGMHVLVERPARRLLHARTPGPTTSPTDTVTPHERIPA
- a CDS encoding GNAT family protein produces the protein MPRVRLPITTDRLVLRSLRPGDERHVFAYRSVPDVVRYIPGEPKTLEQVQDMVAERATAGRIEPSHPICTLAVELDGRVIGDVLLHLDGPDGHDGRQAEIGWVLAPDMQGMGYATEAAEALVRVAFDELGVHRVWAQLDGENDASARICERLGMRREAYFQQGSWFKGQWTDLAVYAVRADEWAARESKAGDH
- the lpdA gene encoding dihydrolipoyl dehydrogenase: MADFDVVVLGAGPGGYVAAIRASQLGKKVGIVESKYWGGVCLNVGCIPSKALLRNAEIAHIITQEKATFGISGDPTMDFGVTHSRSRKVAEASAKGVHYLMKKNKVEELEGWGTLTGPTSMDVALTSGERRSITFDNLIIGTGATTRLIPGTKLSDRVVTYEEQILTDQLPESIVIAGSGAIGVEFAYVMKNFGVEVTIVEFLDRMVPTEDADVSKELLKQYKKLGVKVLLSTKVESIDDSGETVKVTVSPAAGGESTVLETDKVLQAIGFAPRLEGYGLETTGVQVTDRGAIAVDERGRTNVPNVYAIGDVTGKLMLAHTAEAMGVVAAETIAGAETMEINFDMIPRATFCQPQIASFGYSEEQAKERGYDVKTASFPFSANGKARGMAEGVGFVKIVADAKHNELLGAHLIGPEVTELLPALTLAQQWDLTADEVARNVFAHPTLSEAVKEAIEGIAGHMINL
- a CDS encoding MFS transporter — translated: MRARLLIVASAVAMLGWGTVLPYQYAYAASTRGWGSFAAAAASSLFSVGALLAAPLGGRLADRVSPVLVAVAAKVVAAAGAVGLGFAGSPAAFLTGMFVFGLGITAAAPAQSVLVLRWVGGGNRRKVFAWQFTGQSLGMAVGAFAAGYVVDLHRESGMWPAFATAAAGFVVSAALILLAGARRWGSVESQPVADATLEQPVRSPGVRQAWRLIWAVPALRWTALVTVTLALGFYAQFESGLPAYALTVLDVRETTIGLAAAVNCVVIIALQMVVVRLTARRSGPALLIAVGAIWTLSWLVLAGASLVAGSSPELAATLFVTTFGIFAVGETMYAPVLNPLTASLAPSGLVGTTLGLFTALQTGFSAVGPLVAGLLLGAGLGSVFVGVHVGISLLAVFGAWRLRAVLRARRPVAEPAREAALAA